In the genome of Piliocolobus tephrosceles isolate RC106 chromosome 20, ASM277652v3, whole genome shotgun sequence, the window AATCCAAACACCGATTTCCCAGGAATTATGAGGCTTTTGGCCCAACTTGCTCCAAACAACTGTGGCCATGGGCTGGGTCATACAGCAGAAATATGGCAGCAGCATTCCATTCCTGCAGAGGGATACCCAAGCTCCTTACCCTGGCACTCAAGGTTGCTTAGGACCTGTGTGCAGCCTCTGCTTCTCAGTTCCAGCTATCCAGCACCTCACTCCCCAGCCACACGGGGTCCACTTGCTGTTCTGGAAACTCCCTCCATTGCCACCTGTAAGCTTTCCACCCAGGCTAATTCCTCCAGTGAGAGccctgtcctccagctccatctgtctTAGTTGATGACAAACACAAAGGCTGCCTCCTCTCCTATGCCTGCTCCATCCACCCCACCAGCTCTTATCCTCCTCTTGGCTCCCACTCCAGGTCCTTTATCCACCTTCCTGACCCTACACCCTGAGTTTCCATAAAGGCTCAAACATCCCTCACAGATGCCAGACTCCAGGGAGACAGAGACCCTGGAGCCAGCACCATATGCCTTGTGGTGAGACAGATCtcagttcaaatcctagctcagCCACTTAGCAGGAGGACTTGGccaacctcccaggctctggAAGCCGCCACTCACAGTCACACGGAGTTACGGTTGGGTTGTGCGAGAATCAGCAGTCAGTGGTGCAGAAGGGCTGAGCATGGACCGGGTGCCGAGTGTTTGGTGAGTGAATGAGCGGATTTGTGCCTGAAGCTGAGCATGTTCTTAGTAACTTACATATACGCTTcactctcaaactcttgggcagTGGCCCATATACCTGTCCATGACCCTCTTGGATCCCAGGGACACCAGGAAGGGCATGGTGAGCACACACCCTGGAGAGAGGGACAAGCTTCAACAGACTTTGGGCTCAGGCCTGGCCCATCCTCAACCTCACCCTCAGAGGAACCCACACTTGTCCCTGCTTTTCGGAAAGCATGTCTGAGCCTCTTTGTCCCCTTCAAGCTTCTCGCCATCTCCTGTCCCATGGAACTCACCTAGGATGGGGAGGATGTAGGAGAGGAAGGTAGAGAGAGGGCCGTATTTGCTGATGAGCACcccctctgtgccaggcactgtgtttatGCTTTATGTGTATTTTCTCATTCACCCTTCATTTCTCATTTACCACTTTACCAGATTAGCATGATTCTATCCATGTTACATATGCAATAAGCGAGACTTAGAGAGATGACCTGGACTCCCTTGGCCATTCAGGGGATAGAGCCAGAATTTCAGGCCAGGACTGTCAATCTGCAGAAGCCAGGGTCTTGCTAATATGCCAAAGTGAGGATCCCACCCCGCCCCCAGTAAGAACCTCCTGCCTGGGTCCAAGGAAGGTTAACCTCTGCTCTCCTGAGGGCTGGATGAAGACCCTTTACAAGGAGGCAAGAGTGGACAACAGTAAGCAGTGAGCGCTGAGGGCCCAGGAGGCTGGGCCAGCTAAGCTCTTGCACCTCTCCTGGCAGGGGATGGAGCCAAGCGTCATTACCAGAAGGCAGAATGTGGGTCAGGAGCTGTCTCCTCACTCACCATTCAGAGTGCCTTGAGAAGAACAGCTGTTGCTGACTGCACTTTGTGCAAAGAGGGCCTAAAGCAGCAgggcaggacttgaactcaagGCTACATGCTATCCTAGATGACACTTGGGAACTTCACTGGGCCCTTCTCTCAAATCTAAGCATGGACCAAGTGCCTTAGAGATCTCACCAGCAGATTGTCCTCTAGAGGAGTAAGTGGGCACCAATCATGGCTGGCAAGGTCATGATTATGGCagagaataagaagaaagaaggagaagaagaagaagacgaagaagacggcgaagaagaagaagaggaggaggaggaggaagaggaagaggaaggagaaggtggGTGGTGGCAATGATGGTGATCATGATGGCAATAATAGCAGAGCCCCATGTATccaccagacactgttctaagcactttatgaCATAATAATCCTATGGAGTAGGCAcaagtattatccccattttacagatgaagagactgagacaTGGATGGTTAAGTAGTTTGTCCGAGTTCACACAAAGAAAGTGTACTAGAGATAACACTCAAGTTTCAGAGCCTGCACTTTTCTTCACAATGCCTATGTTATATTTACAACACAATGAAAATGGCAATCACTgtttgagcatttactatgcaTCAGaaactgtgctaagcactttatttgcatcatctcatttaattctcacaagagCTTTAACACCTGACAGTAGTATAGTTGCATTCACAGGATGTAAAATTTGAAACCATGAGAGGTAATATAATATGTGTGAGGTCTCGGGGCCAGTAAGTGCAGTGGTGATGGTCAAACCCAGGCAGCATGACTTCAGTCCCCCCATCTTAACCACTGAGGCACACTGCTTTTCTGTGGCTGTATATGCATGTTCACACACACTCTTCCATGAGCctatttgcacacacacacatgcatgccagGATGAACTTAACCCACACAGACTCACAGAAACACAGACACCAAAAGCTGGCTGTGCTGTCACTAAGTTAGGGATCCAAGCCCTCGGTCTCAGGGCTCCATAAAGTAGTTCCAAAGGCAGGAGGCAAGTCTGCACTGCAACTATGCAAATCTTTGTTCCCCAGTCAGGGCTCTGAGCATCTGGAAAAAAACTGTGGGGGTGTGGGGGTAAGAATATTTGCACTCGGGGCTGAAACTCCAGATTCCTTTCAATGTACATTCACAGCTGTAAATCCCACTTCCCAGGAGCTCCTGCTGGGGTTTGCACACCACCTTCCAAGGTCTTCCCTGCCAATTAATTTCAGTGCAAGTTGAACCAGAGATCTTGGCCAGAGGATAAAACCGGTTATACCTGCTTGACGATCTCCCCAGCTGCCATGCAGAGTCTGGGCTTTCTTCCTTCCAGGTTGCTTCTAGGAGTATTTCCCTAAGCTCCTGCTCCTTCCTGTAAGTCCTGGCCATAGATACTTTGATACACTCAGATCCAGCCCCCTTACACCTCCTGGGGAGACACCACTGATAAGCCCAGCCATGCCCACCACAATCATAGCAGCCACCACACACCAAACATCATGGACAAGTTCTGTCTCCAGAGGTCCCTCCTGAAACCAGAAATGGACAAGGTGTTCCCCACCTTACCAAGAGGCAACgaaggaggctcagagagatgcaGGGACTAGCTCAAGTCTCCATAGCCAGAAGAAGTTGGGTTTAAAACTACATCTACCATACCTAAATCACCTGGTTCTGCAACCTGAATTTCTTCCAGGCCCCCACTCtggctccagtgagcatttcggaggaaagaaaatgtcttcctttaGGAGCGATGCAAGAGAAGGTGACCTAAAGAGGGAAGGATTACAAGTGACAGAGAGCTTCATGGGGAGTCAGCTCAGACAAATGTATGGAGGCCATTGAACTCCAGGCAGCTTCTGAAGACTGGTTTGGCCAGAGCAAATGGAGGGGGCAAGGGCTGAAGCTGCAGAGCCCTGAAGGTCAAGCTAAAGGATTGGAAATGTGCCCTGGTTACCATGGGGAGCCATCAGTGGTTTCTGAGGAGGACTAGGTGCCaatatttccaaagaaaattacttttttttttttgagacagagtctcactctgtcgcccaggctggagtgtagtggcacgattttggctcgctataacctctgcctcctgcattcaagcgattctcctgcctcagcttcatgagtacctgggattacaggcatgagccaccacattgggctaatttttatatttttagtaaagacgggattttgtcatgttggccaggctggtctcaagctcctggcctcttggtgatccacctgcctcagcctcccaaagtgctgggattacaggcatgagccaccatgccaggccaagaAAATTAATGTAAAGGCAATATCCCTAACAAAGCACAGATGGCTTAAGAAGTGGAAGCACAGTTGGCTGAGGTGGGTACTCCTCTCAAGGTTAAATCTCCACTGAATAAAATCCCAGAAGCATTTTCCAGCCTGTTACAAATTCACCAACTTCAGCTATCATCCAAACCCCGGcctcagaaaaggagaaagattaAAAACACAGCCTCCAGATTCAGACTTCCCAGGTTTGAATCGTAGCACTGGCATTTACTAGCTGTGCatccttgggcaagttgcttaacctttctgtgATTCCATTTCCTCTTGCAGAAAATAGGGATAGTAACATCCCCCTATCTCATTGGGTTATTATGAAAGTTATGTGAGTTAGTGGTAAAACATTTAATAGTGCCAGGCATATGGCAAGTGTCTGTCAAATAAGGATCTTTGTGTTCACAGACCCTGATCTATCTaccaaaatgaaaatagattGAGTATGACATGGTGTGTTCTTAATGATTCATTTCTAGGTCCTTCTGATCACCAATTCCTCTGCTACCCAAAAACAATCCCTTGGATAATATACCTCAAAACATTTGGGCTCACAGGTCTATAATATGCAGAATAAATCTATTACATATCAACAATTTCATAGGGTCCAGCCTAATGCTTCCACTTTTTTGAGAACGGGAGTTTTTGACCCATTTTagcattctctcttttttatacTCTCTTTCCTCACGTCAACAGAGAAAGGAAGGTGAGTCCCCAAAAGAACACAAGAGAGCCATCCTTTTCAGAAAccttgagaaaaagaaagatcctTGAGACATATGCTATCTACAATCTAAATGATATGTAACTTTCcaattatacaaaaaatataaaaacccaagTACACTCTGTTGACCTTGAAGAAGACAGAGCCCGGACAGGCTAACAGCCAGGCAAGTATGGATCCCCTTCAGAAGATTATGTGAGGGCCAGGGCAAACTCTTGCACTCAGCTTCTGCCCTTCAATCTTCCCCAAATCACCTGAGAGTCCGAGCTCAGCATCTTGGACTGACAAAGCTAtagttctgtttctgtttcattgacACAGCAAGAGGATCTCTAAAAGCAGAACCCAGAACCCAGATGAAGGGTGGCTGTTAGGCTTCCAGGAGGACATTTTTCCTGGGCAATCAGGGCTGGGAAACCAAACATATCTGGGAGCAGCCACGTCCCCCTTATCCCCTTGTATTCCTCTAAAGACCTTTGGCTCTTTACCTCACACTGGGAGGGATCGGGTATAAATGTCACTAGGTCCATTTCACAGCTGGGTAAAGAGAGTCAGGGGAACCTGACTCTCAGGTAATAAACAGAACTGAATTTTGAAGCATTGCTCTTTTCTGGGGCAAAGACCAATGACTTGTTGATTTTGCAAACAAGACAGGTGACATGATCCATGTTTGAAAGAGGACACTGGTAGTCTTAGAGGAATAGGGTGGGGACTGGAGGTGAGTTACAAGACTCTGGGAATTGACCAAGAAGGAAGAGGGGGGATACTCCAAACTAAGATGCGGTGGTGGAAACAGACAGGAAGGTGCTTCTGAGAGGGGATACAAAAACAGATTTGTCCCCAAGAAATCAGCTTGTTTCTCAAGAACCGAAAAAATGACTCAAGGAGGTTATTTGGCCTGGTGATATCAGCAGGCACCTGGAGACACATTCTCTCCCAGCTCTGCTTGGAGACAGGTTCCCCTGACTCTCTTTACCCAGCTGTGAAATGGACCTAGTAACATTTATACCTGATCCCTTCCAGTGCAAGGTAAAGAGCCAAAGGTCTTTGGAGGAATACAAGGGGATAAAGGGGACGTGGCTGCTCCCAGACATGTTTGGGTTCCCAGCCCTGGTTACCCAGGAGAAATGTCCTCCAGGAACCCTTCATCTGGGTTCTGCTTTTAGAGAGCCTCTTCCTGtgtcaatgaaacagaaagtagGAATTTGGGAAGGTTGATTTTGATTTGAGGACACTGAATACAATCTTTTCTGGTGTTTACGAAGTGTGTTTACCAAGCAGCCACTCTCCAAACCCTAGCAACTGCTTAAAACAAGAGAGCTGCTGATTTGTggagtgttttcttttaaaaaaaaaatcaccataaatGTTGGATTTAGAGACATTATttccatataaaaataacttGTCAAGGGGACAAAAGTATTTAAGAGGCTTTCTTCTCAGCTCAGAAAGCAATAGGGAGGAGGGGTGGTTTGTTttggagttttttggttttttgttttttggggattTTTGATTTTGCATGAGGTTAGAGCTAGGAGTACGAGAAGTAGGAGGGGTGGTTGGAAAGCAGGTGGGATGTTGGTTAGCTCTTTGCCTTCAGAATCCCAAACTCCTTCTCTGATTGCTCCTTCCCTCACCTTTTTCTCCCAAAAATCCACCAAGATCTAGGAGAAAACAAGAATGAGCTCTACTTtgccccctccctttccctttcccccttccctgCAATCTCACCCCGGCGCTCTCCCACCTACTTCTCATATCAGATGTCAACTTCTTCTTTCTCCCCACAGACACCACAGTGTGTCCCCAAGTGCACCACTGATGGTATACAAAATTTTGGAGGGTAACAtacaaataaactttaaaaaaaaatttagcagtaTGTATTTTTTAGAGTACCAAAAAACACAGAGATAGATAGATTAtaacagatagatagacagatatgattgacagatagatgatagatatgaATGACAGATATAGGTAGATAATTGACAGATGATTGATAGATATGAATGACAGAGagatgattgatagatgataCATATGAATGACAGATAGATAATAGGTAGATAATGATTGACAGATGGATGACTGATAGATATGACTGACAGATTAATGATTGATTGATAGGGCAAGCCAGGACCTCAAACCCATGCTTTCACAGACATTACCCCTTTCCTTTTTAAGTACATTTTACACAACACATGATCATTCAACCAATTATTGGGTTGTTATGGTCCTACTAAGTGCCGGGCACCATTCATCATTCTTAGGAACATCAGTAAACAAAACAGTCACCAGACACTGACCTTACAGAGCTTATATGCTGGCAGgcaaaagcagaaaataagcaAGAAGTGAATAATAATCCGATAAATTATAAAGTGATTAGtgctataagaaaagaaataaagaaaaaacaagaaaggaaatattaaagaaaaataaggcaggtCAGCAGTGcccagggagagggaagggggcaggtgtcaaaattttttttttttttttttttttcagcccagaggtcttttattttttttttttttaacacctattatgccatgaattcatagggaataggttccagcagctcaggctccttcccattggtcctcacaaagtgtgcttctctaggtggagcaggctggcgcttcagttgaacccaggtacctttctctttggcttctttctttttctgatcattttccttcacgcGTTTCAGGAAGCTATCTCGGCTCTTAGAGTGTTTAATGTGCTCAATACgcacattaattctcttggcaagaatcttgcccttaacttgtttgtttacaacaatgccaacagcatgctgggtAACGTTGTAGACTCTCCCAGTTTTGCCATGGTAACACTTGTGgggcattcctttttgaacagtacccattcccttgatgtctacAATATCACCTTTCTTATAGATTCGCATATACGTGGCCAAAggaacaactccatgttttctaaaaggcctagagaacatatatcgggtgcctctcctctttccctttgtgttcgtCATTTTGGCGAATTACAATTACTGGAAGATGGCGGTTCCGGCCGAAAGGAAAGAGCAGGTGTCAAAATTTGATGGAGTAGTCAAAGTAAGACTCATGAAGAAGGTGAGATTTCAGCAAGAACTTGCAGGAGGTAAGTAAGTTTACTGCAGGTTTATCTGGGGGAAGAGCGGTTCAGCCAGAGGGAACAGCTTCAGCAAATTCCCTAAGCAAGGGCCACAAACAGCCTCTTCCAGAAACAGTAAggtggccagtgtggctggaacagaGCGAGCAAGGCAAGAAAGTAGAGGGAGAGAAAATCAGAGGAGACAGAGATGCTGATTCTGATCactaattttaaatgttattaaaactaaatggcatttaaaattcagattctcaGCTGCATGAGCCACATTTCAAGGCTTTGATAGCCATTTGTGGCTACTGGCTACCTTATTGGATGGCACAGATAAGAAAATTTCtctcatcacagaaagttctatcaCATGACACTGACCTTGAGTGTTCTTCCCCTCCTTATTTGACTTGGTTAACTTTTATTCAGACTTTAACAGCTCAAacatcacttcctccaggaagccttttctGACCACTCTTCCTGTACATCAGTTCCAGTGTCCTATGCACGCTCTCAGAGAGCCAGGTGGCTTACCTTCATATCATTTATCTCTTTGTGACATTGTACACTAATTGGCAGTGCTTGGTGGCTTGTacctgaagttccagctactcaggaggctgaagtgggaggatcacttgagttcaggagctggaggctacagtgaactgtggtcactgcactccagcctggatgacagagtgagactccactgaaggaggagaaagaggaggaggaggagaaggaggaagaaactgTATGCTCATTAGTACAATATCTTACTGATGTCTCTCTCTCCTAATAGATTGTAAACTCcattgtttctgttttggttCGTTGTTATATtgccagcacctagcacagtgcctgaggTATGAAAGACAAATAATTTGTTCAACAATCCAATGAATGGTTTTAGGTGGCAGGACTAGAAGCAGAGCATTTCACTAAACAAAGGGTTATGGCACTGTGGAGAACTGTGATTCAGTAGGCTCCTGGAGTCCAAAATTTTGCTGGGTGAGAGCAGCTCCAGAGGCTGGAGTCCCTGCTGCACCAAACCTGGATTCGGCTCAGGACCCTTAATCATTTTTGCACCCACCTTCTCACCAAGGACCCCACATGCTGTCCCTCCAGGACAACAACAGGATAGCATCTGTCTTTACTAGAGAAGTCAAGTCTCAGATATTCACACAATGTCTCTTCATTCTTTCAGTCCTGTGcttacagcagcagcagcagcagcagcagcagcagcagcagcattgaAATGCTTCCTTTTGCTGCTCGTGAATCCGAGGAGTGGGGACCAACTTTGGCACATTTGCTGGGATGCCTGGCTAGGCACGGAGAGTGCCGTGTGCTCCAGCACGTATGTGGCCGCCCTCATGGAGCAAATGCTGGACTGCACAGCCCTGGATCTGACAGGTAACACGCAGCAGCTGCATGATTTACAAGGCCTTGTGGGGAGAGGTTTTGTCTCCCACTTTGAGAGCTTGAGTgcttcatataaatatttatgggaGTCTGGGGCCTCCATTAACCCTACCAGTGCCACATTTCACTTGTTATGTGGTGCTTGTCTATGAATGAATGTGAAGACCCATGTTCAATTACACATGTATGTAGGTATGTGCATGTGAGGATGTACATGGACTTACATGCATTTGAGGAGAGCATGTGTAATCAATTGCATCTCAGTGTGAGTATAAATACATACAGTTATGTGCACATAATTGTGAACATTATATCCACACTGTAAACGCATGTACATGAGTATTTGGACACACATGCATATAGGTGtggatacatacatatgcatacatgtataatgcatgtgtatatgtttgtgtgcatgtatgtgggCACATGAATATGAGAGTTTGTATCTAGCAAATGAGCACATGTGGATTCTGTGCTCCAATGTGTGTGCAGGCCTGCCTCCATATGTGTAAGCATGAgtgtatacacatgcatgtttattcaCGCACCTGCTCTAAGAGCATATGCATATCTATGTGCAGGTCTAGAGTTTCAACCTTACCCTAGAAACAGCTTTCATTAAACTATGGGTGATTCCATAAAAATTGCCTCACCTAGAGGCTGCTGCTTCTATGAACACTTGCTCTGGTAATTATGATATATTTACTGGTAAGTTCAATTGAGAACAGATGAAAGGTGAAAGAACTGTTCATTAAATGAAAACAGTACCAAATGTCCCACGGCAATAATGTCCAAAGTGTCCTcctccaccacacacagccacagacacacatgcacacacaaacacacacacacttctcacCACCATACTCCTCTGCCAGCAACTGAAATGAGCAACAGAGCTGCAGTTTCTCTCTGACACCCTTGTCATCATGTTTGTACTTGTGCGTCTCCAACTTCCCATCACCCATCTCTTTGCCTGGGGACGCAAAGAGAGCGTCTCATGGCTGGAGAGCATGAAGCACACCCTTATAAATGTAACTACCCTCTGCAGAGGGATTTAGAGAGGAAACTGTCACCAAAGAAGACTATGTCCTACTCCTCCATACCTCCCTCCACCTGAGTGTTTCAGATAAGACATAGTGGACTTATGAAGTTTGGtgacaaaaatacaaatttcagcATCAGATAGGTGGGGACTGAAGTTCTAGTTCATCCACAGGGTGACACTGAGCAAACAGTAACCATTCTGAGCTTTATTCATCTCTGACCTGCAGGTAATAGTAACCCATACTTCATAAAGAGAAATGTAATGATGGAACTAATCTCACAGTTTGGCTACACTTCTGCTTTGTGACCTTCCTGCCCATTGTCCACGGAAAAGGACATTTGTGCCATGCTCCGGCTCCCAGAACACAAAGAAGGATTGGTGTCAAGCCCTGCAATGGGAAGCAGATCACTTCTCTGTCCACTTGGGACAGGCAGAAGTGAGCCCCCAGGCCAGTCCAGGCCCATGATCTCTATAGAGTAAGGCTCAggtgcctgtaacaccagcagaAGCAGGGAAGTGAATGTGGCAGATccagagaagaaacaaagggaCACGAAGAGTGAGCTAAGGTCAGCTGTGGCTCCTGAATCCAGTGGGGTCCTGGGCTATGATCAATGCCTGCCTCATGCTCCAAAGCTCTGAAATGGGCACCTTGTAGTCTCCCACCCTGCTGTCCATTTACTAGAAGGAGTCCAATCCTAGGTAAGATATACagatctccaaaaaagaaaacacaacaataTAAATGTTGGACTTGTGGATTTCATCTCCCTTTTTATGCTGAAACTGGCTTCTTCCAGCAAGCACCAGGGCTCCTCCCACTGCCTCCAAAGCTGTCCCTCCAGCCCAAAGACAACATCCCTTTTTGATACAAATACGAAAGAATGTATAATAAGTGGCTGGTATTTTTCATGAAAGTAACTTCACATGCAAAGAATGCAGTGAGGCAGTTAAAACTGAGTTTGGCTTCATAACAAATCATTAATATAGGTGATTTTCCACAGTGAAGTAGTAagttatttcatgtgttttgtttcttccaaGTGAGAACACTAAGCTCTGATTTTCTTGTCTAAATGCATCTTTTAGGAGGCATTCTGGggtaatatatataatgtatcttTTATTATCCTAAAAGATAGGATAATATAAGATGCATCTTTCGTATGAATCTTTTAGGATAATATGTGTAAGACAATGGAGAAAGACATTAAGAAGAATAAGTGTGAGGCATAGGAAACTGACAGAACGTGGTAAAGGTGTTCAGAATGAAAGAGGCATACAGGATGCGGAGGAGATGGGAGAATATGCTCCCCAGTTGGAAGAGGTGCTCTCCATGGTCTGGATACATGCTCCAAGCGGCAGAAActgtagaaagaataaaatttcagCAGTAGTAGCTGCCGTCTTCACCAAAATAAGGCTAGGCTTCTAGGCCAAGAAAGCCCAGCCTGGGAAGCCCATTGGGCTACTTCCATGGACCAGGTACACGCTGGACACAGAACTGTCCCTTTCCTGCAGCTGGATTGTCTTCTGAGTGTACTGGGCTAGGCAACAGCACAGAATAGCTCTACCAACCAGATCCACTTCTTTTAGGAGGGCTGCTGGAAACCATGCTGCCTACTGGATGTGCCATTTGAGGACTTTTATTTTGTTGGGGGGAGGAGGAGCAGAGCAAACCTCTAATCTTCCCTTCCTTACATAACAAATCCAAACACAACTATCTCTGGGATGAGAGGCCAGGCCAGCAGACTGCAGGCTGCAGAGGGAAGGGTTACGCAAGAAGCCAGTTCAgagtttttcctttctgaaaacaGAAGGGCCTGGAGTGCAGATTTTGCACCTGAAAGCCTGCAAGGGAATGACCAGAAACTCTAAACCCACCGTCTCCAGA includes:
- the LOC111553241 gene encoding 60S ribosomal protein L21; this translates as MTNTKGKRRGTRYMFSRPFRKHGVVPLATYMRIYKKGDIVDIKGMGTVQKGMPHKCYHGKTGRVYNVTQHAVGIVVNKQVKGKILAKRINVRIEHIKHSKSRDSFLKRVKENDQKKKEAKEKGTWVQLKRQPAPPREAHFVRTNGKEPELLEPIPYEFMA